From one Bacillota bacterium genomic stretch:
- a CDS encoding indolepyruvate oxidoreductase subunit beta, with the protein LAKHMDIPTETWEKVIRESVPPKTVDANLKAFAAGGQY; encoded by the coding sequence CTTTAGCCAAGCATATGGATATCCCAACCGAGACTTGGGAGAAAGTGATTCGTGAGAGCGTACCGCCCAAGACTGTTGACGCTAATCTAAAGGCCTTTGCTGCCGGC